A window of Fibrobacter sp. UWH6 contains these coding sequences:
- a CDS encoding NADH-quinone oxidoreductase subunit A → MSEYVILSIFLFLGAFIAAAATVTGLLLGYRTKKTKNKMAPYECGMETIGNARIQFKVGYYLFALLFLVFDIEALFLLPVMANFKEIMAGHTALSPIVVVIDLVIFLAILVSGLAYAWKKGLLKWE, encoded by the coding sequence ATGTCAGAATATGTAATTCTATCCATTTTCCTTTTTTTGGGAGCGTTTATCGCCGCGGCCGCTACCGTGACAGGCCTATTGCTAGGTTACCGCACCAAGAAAACAAAAAACAAGATGGCTCCCTACGAATGCGGTATGGAAACCATCGGCAATGCTCGAATTCAGTTCAAGGTGGGCTACTATCTGTTTGCCCTCCTTTTCCTTGTTTTTGACATCGAAGCGCTGTTCCTGCTTCCTGTCATGGCGAACTTCAAGGAAATCATGGCAGGGCATACAGCCCTCTCCCCCATCGTTGTTGTAATTGACTTGGTAATCTTCCTCGCCATTCTTGTTTCTGGCCTTGCCTACGCCTGGAAAAAAGGACTTCTCAAATGGGAATAA
- a CDS encoding NADH-quinone oxidoreductase subunit C, translating into MLKETCRDPWHEGETKDTANFDRYREAAKAWAELEKIKDEEMAEARVKFKEENPDYKSAFKPVRVVKETFPEIVREPVATRGLSQAEMLKKLQEKFPSITVRTAGEDSVETTVQNMTADTPLEVLVDSNDYLAAVEFVKKDASFKMDYLIDVTAADYSDHFDLITMLRSMEHGHKLFFCTQLKKDENVAAEKRATALLAKVPTVSHLYPAAEVKEREVFDMFGIEFTGHQDLRRIFLDKDFVGYPLRKDFTHPDMIKRPV; encoded by the coding sequence ATCCTCAAGGAAACCTGCCGCGACCCCTGGCACGAGGGTGAAACCAAGGATACAGCCAATTTTGACCGTTACCGCGAAGCCGCCAAGGCCTGGGCCGAACTTGAAAAAATCAAGGACGAAGAAATGGCCGAAGCCCGCGTCAAGTTCAAGGAAGAGAATCCAGACTACAAGAGCGCCTTCAAGCCTGTTCGCGTCGTAAAGGAAACCTTCCCCGAAATTGTACGTGAACCTGTTGCAACCCGCGGTCTTTCCCAGGCAGAAATGTTGAAGAAACTGCAGGAAAAATTCCCGTCAATTACCGTCCGCACCGCTGGAGAAGATTCCGTGGAAACGACGGTCCAGAATATGACCGCAGACACTCCCCTGGAAGTTCTAGTCGATTCCAACGACTACCTTGCAGCGGTTGAATTCGTAAAGAAAGACGCCTCGTTCAAGATGGATTACCTAATTGACGTAACCGCCGCCGACTACAGCGATCATTTTGACTTGATTACCATGCTCCGCAGCATGGAACACGGACACAAGTTGTTCTTCTGCACACAGCTTAAGAAGGACGAAAATGTCGCCGCAGAAAAGCGAGCCACCGCATTGCTCGCCAAGGTTCCTACCGTCAGCCACCTGTACCCCGCCGCCGAAGTCAAGGAACGTGAAGTCTTCGACATGTTCGGCATAGAATTTACAGGTCATCAAGATCTTCGCCGCATCTTCCTGGACAAGGATTTTGTGGGCTACCCCCTCCGTAAGGACTTTACTCACCCCGATATGATTAAGAGGCCCGTATGA